The Negativicutes bacterium genome contains a region encoding:
- a CDS encoding DUF1653 domain-containing protein, with translation MQEIKTGRWQHFQGNEYEGDYPAKHSETPGPTMVFGKPKEL, from the coding sequence ATGCAAGAGATCAAAACAGGACGCTGGCAGCATTTTCAAGGCAATGAATACGAAGGTGATTACCCGGCTAAGCACTCCGAAACGCCGGGGCCGACGATGGTCTTCGGTAAACCAAAGGAGCTGTAG
- a CDS encoding DnaJ domain-containing protein, with amino-acid sequence MTSDPYEVLGVSPTASSEEITKAYRQLARKYHPDVNQNNPEAAQKMSEINVAYEQIKNGNIPQNGGNGSEGQNPYGGNSSGRYDPFGGFNPFGNYGPYSYRQTQENTSQYEAVVNRIRAGYYQEALDLLAGIKDRTAAWFYYSANANAGIGNEITALQHATIAVQMEPNNIEYQVFLNQIQHGGRVYQQQSQGYGMPSVGNLCLGLCMTRLCMTVCCGSPL; translated from the coding sequence ATGACATCCGATCCGTACGAAGTACTTGGCGTTTCCCCAACTGCTTCAAGTGAAGAAATCACCAAAGCCTACCGTCAATTGGCCAGAAAATATCACCCGGATGTAAACCAAAACAACCCGGAAGCAGCCCAAAAAATGAGTGAGATCAATGTTGCGTATGAACAGATCAAAAACGGCAATATTCCCCAAAATGGCGGCAACGGGTCGGAGGGTCAGAATCCTTATGGCGGCAATTCTTCCGGCCGCTATGATCCGTTTGGCGGGTTTAATCCATTTGGCAATTACGGACCTTACAGCTACCGCCAGACACAGGAGAATACTTCTCAATATGAGGCGGTCGTGAATCGGATCAGAGCCGGTTATTACCAGGAAGCCTTAGATTTACTGGCCGGAATCAAGGACAGGACCGCTGCCTGGTTCTACTATAGTGCCAATGCCAATGCCGGTATCGGCAATGAGATCACGGCATTGCAGCATGCTACGATTGCTGTGCAAATGGAACCGAATAATATTGAGTATCAGGTTTTTTTGAATCAAATTCAGCATGGCGGTCGGGTTTATCAACAGCAGAGTCAGGGTTATGGTATGCCGTCGGTCGGTAATCTGTGTTTGGGCCTCTGTATGACCAGATTATGTATGACCGTATGCTGCGGATCCCCATTATAA